Below is a window of Candidatus Desulfatibia profunda DNA.
TATGTCAGGGACCATTGCAGGGCAATCTGGACCATTATGAACCACGGAAAGCCGGGCGAAACCTACAATGTCGGCGGTGACAGCCAGATGGAAAATATTGCAATCGTGGAAATGATTTGTGACATGTTGGATCAGATCAACAAATTGAGCGACCGTCGCCCCCGGAGGGACCTGATTAAATTTGTAAAAGACAGGCCCGGTCATGACCGCCGGTATGCCATCGATTTTACTAAATTGAATCAGGAACTGGGCTGGACCCCGGAAGCATCCCTTGAATCCGGGATCCGCGATACAATTCAGTGGTATCTGGACAACCGCAAGTGGGTTGAACGGGTGCAGAGCGGGGAGTACCAGGATTGGATAAAAGCCCATTATAAGTAAATAAGGAAATTTGTGGTGGTGGTGGATAAAATAAAAGTCTACCCGGTCCTGCTGGCCGGAGGTTCGGGAACGCGCCTTTGGCCTGTTTCAAGGGAACTGTTTCCCAAACAGCTTGTTAAGTTCATTGGCGATGATTCCCTGATACAAAGTACCGTTAAACGGTTGGTTCCGGTGCTCGACAAGGAAAATATTCGGGTTGTCTGTGGCAAAGAGCATTTTCATGAAGTTGCCAGGCATATGGAGGAAATCGGTATTGCCGCCGGTGAAAAGATTATCTGTGAACCTTGCGGCCGCAACACGGCCCCGGCCATTCTTTTGGCCGTGTTCCATATCCTGAAACAGGAAGAAGATGCGGTGTTGTGTATTTTCCCGGCGGATCATGTCATCCGAAACATCGATATGTTTCATGAAAAATTAAGTTCTGCCATCAGGCTGGCCCGGATGGATTATATCGCGACATTCGGAATCAGGCCCCATTATCCGGAAACCGGTTACGGATATATCGAAGGCACCGGGAACTTGCCGGAGCAGGCGCTTTCGATAAAACGGTTTGTTGAAAAGCCGGATTTGGAAACAGCCCAGTATTATCTTGAGAGCGGTAAATTTTTCTGGAACAGCGGCATGTTTGCATTTAAAGCATCGGTGATGTTGAATGAACTGGAAATCCACCATCCTATGCTTTTAGAAAAAATGAAACAGCTCGATTTAAGCGCAGATGTCGTATCTGAAGAGTTGTACGAACAGTTGCCGAATATATCCATTGATTATGCCGTGATGGAAAAAACAGCCAAAGGTGCCGTTGTGCCTTCAGATTTTGGCTGGAGCGATATCGGATCTTGGAAATCTCTTTATGATTTTCTTCCCAAGGATGCCAATGGCAATGTTATTGACGGTGACGTCCTTACCAAAGATACGGAAAACTGTTTTATCATGGGATATGAACGCCTCATCGCTACTAACAGTATTCGGAACATGGTTGTGGTCGAAACACCGGATTCGGTATTCGTTTCTGATATGGAAAACAGCCGGGATGTTAAATCGATTGTTGCCAGCCTCAAGGAAAGGGGCCGTCG
It encodes the following:
- a CDS encoding mannose-1-phosphate guanylyltransferase/mannose-6-phosphate isomerase, with the translated sequence MDKIKVYPVLLAGGSGTRLWPVSRELFPKQLVKFIGDDSLIQSTVKRLVPVLDKENIRVVCGKEHFHEVARHMEEIGIAAGEKIICEPCGRNTAPAILLAVFHILKQEEDAVLCIFPADHVIRNIDMFHEKLSSAIRLARMDYIATFGIRPHYPETGYGYIEGTGNLPEQALSIKRFVEKPDLETAQYYLESGKFFWNSGMFAFKASVMLNELEIHHPMLLEKMKQLDLSADVVSEELYEQLPNISIDYAVMEKTAKGAVVPSDFGWSDIGSWKSLYDFLPKDANGNVIDGDVLTKDTENCFIMGYERLIATNSIRNMVVVETPDSVFVSDMENSRDVKSIVASLKERGRREYQKHKTVHHPWGTFTVLDKKDDFRIAKLIVYPGSTLQITTDAFTVKQFFVLEGAVNITTDNQSRLLGKGQSVNLAVKRTVAIENPGTGPLVILEVKLESV